One Podarcis muralis chromosome 1, rPodMur119.hap1.1, whole genome shotgun sequence genomic window carries:
- the PPP2R3C gene encoding serine/threonine-protein phosphatase 2A regulatory subunit B'' subunit gamma isoform X4 produces the protein MDWKQALKSRLAASNDPKRSDQELKDEEMELFTKYYLEWKGGRKNASTSYMSIPRFYYRLPAEDEILLQKLREESRAVFLQRKSRELLDNEELQNLWFLLDKHQTSPMMGDEAMINYESFLKVGEKAGSKCKQFFTAKVFAKLLHNDPYGRISIMQFFNYVMRKVWLYQTRIGLSLYDVAGQGYLRESDLENYILELIPTLPQLDGLEKSFYSFYVCTAVRKFFFFLDPLRTGKIKIQDILACSFLDDLLELRDEELSKESQETNWFSAPSALRVYGQYLNLDKDHNGMLSKEELSRYGTGTLTNVFLDRVFQECLTYDGEMDYKTYLDFVLALENRKEPAALQYIFKLLDIENKGYLNVFSLNYFFRAIQEQMKIHGQEPVSFQDVKPQQAL, from the exons ATGGACTGGAAGCAGGCGCTGAAGAGCCGCTTGGCCGCCAGCAACGACC CTAAAAGGAGTGATCAAGAGCTGAAGGATGAAGAGATGGAGCTGTTTACAAAATACTACCTGGAatggaaaggagggaggaaaaatgccAGTACATCCTATATGAGCATACCACGATTTTATTATAGG ctgCCAGCAGAAGATGAAATTTTATTACAGAAACTAAGAGAAGAATCCAGAGCAGTCTTTTTGCAGAGAAAAAGCAGAGAACTACTAGATAATGAAGAACTgcaa AATTTGTGGTTTCTGCTGGACAAGCATCAGACATCACCCATGATGGGAGATGAAGCAATGATCAACTATGAAAGCTTCCTGAAAGTTGGTGAGAAAGCTGGATCCAAGTGCAA GCAGTTCTTCACAGCTAAAGTCTTTGCTAAGTTACTTCACAACGATCCCTATGGAAGGATATCTATCATGCAGTTTTTCAATTATGTGATGAGGAAAG TGTGGCTATACCAAACGAGAATAGGTCTCAGTTTATACGACGTGGCTGGACAAGGTTACCTCAGGGAATCG GATTTAGAAAATTATATTCTGGAACTCATCCCCACATTACCACAGTTGGATGGTTTAGAGAAATCCTTTTACTCATTCTATGTCTGCACCGCAGTCAggaaattcttcttctttttagatcCTCTCCGAACAG gaaagataaaaatacaggatatttTAGCCTGCAGTTTCCTTGATGACCTATTAGAG TTACGGGATGAAGAACTTTCTAAAGAAAGTCAAGAAACCAATTGGTTTTCTGCTCCTTCTGCATTGAGGGTTTATG gACAGTACTTAAATCTTGACAAAGACCACAATGGGATGCTTAGCAAGGAGGAGCTCTCTCGATATGGAACAGGGACTCTGACCAACGTATTTTTGGACCGTGTCTTCCAAGAGTGCCTGACCTATGATGGAGAAATG GACTATAAGACGTACCTGGACTTTGTACTTGCATTAGAAAACAGAAAGGAACCTGCCGCTCTGCAGTATATTTTCAAGCTGCTTGATATAGAGAACAAAGGATACCTGAATGTCTTTTCCCTTAATTATTTCTTTAGG GCTATTCAAGAACAGATGAAAATTCATGGGCAAGAACCAGTTTCTTTTCAAGATGTCAAG
- the PPP2R3C gene encoding serine/threonine-protein phosphatase 2A regulatory subunit B'' subunit gamma isoform X3: protein MDWKQALKSRLAASNDPKRSDQELKDEEMELFTKYYLEWKGGRKNASTSYMSIPRFYYRLPAEDEILLQKLREESRAVFLQRKSRELLDNEELQNLWFLLDKHQTSPMMGDEAMINYESFLKVGEKAGSKCKQFFTAKVFAKLLHNDPYGRISIMQFFNYVMRKVWLYQTRIGLSLYDVAGQGYLRESDLENYILELIPTLPQLDGLEKSFYSFYVCTAVRKFFFFLDPLRTGKIKIQDILACSFLDDLLELRDEELSKESQETNWFSAPSALRVYGQYLNLDKDHNGMLSKEELSRYGTGTLTNVFLDRVFQECLTYDGEMDYKTYLDFVLALENRKEPAALQYIFKLLDIENKGYLNVFSLNYFFRAIQEQMKIHGQEPVSFQDVKDEIFDMVKPKDPYKISLQDLINSSQGDTVTSILIDLNGFWTYENREVLVASDNDNTTDLDDT from the exons ATGGACTGGAAGCAGGCGCTGAAGAGCCGCTTGGCCGCCAGCAACGACC CTAAAAGGAGTGATCAAGAGCTGAAGGATGAAGAGATGGAGCTGTTTACAAAATACTACCTGGAatggaaaggagggaggaaaaatgccAGTACATCCTATATGAGCATACCACGATTTTATTATAGG ctgCCAGCAGAAGATGAAATTTTATTACAGAAACTAAGAGAAGAATCCAGAGCAGTCTTTTTGCAGAGAAAAAGCAGAGAACTACTAGATAATGAAGAACTgcaa AATTTGTGGTTTCTGCTGGACAAGCATCAGACATCACCCATGATGGGAGATGAAGCAATGATCAACTATGAAAGCTTCCTGAAAGTTGGTGAGAAAGCTGGATCCAAGTGCAA GCAGTTCTTCACAGCTAAAGTCTTTGCTAAGTTACTTCACAACGATCCCTATGGAAGGATATCTATCATGCAGTTTTTCAATTATGTGATGAGGAAAG TGTGGCTATACCAAACGAGAATAGGTCTCAGTTTATACGACGTGGCTGGACAAGGTTACCTCAGGGAATCG GATTTAGAAAATTATATTCTGGAACTCATCCCCACATTACCACAGTTGGATGGTTTAGAGAAATCCTTTTACTCATTCTATGTCTGCACCGCAGTCAggaaattcttcttctttttagatcCTCTCCGAACAG gaaagataaaaatacaggatatttTAGCCTGCAGTTTCCTTGATGACCTATTAGAG TTACGGGATGAAGAACTTTCTAAAGAAAGTCAAGAAACCAATTGGTTTTCTGCTCCTTCTGCATTGAGGGTTTATG gACAGTACTTAAATCTTGACAAAGACCACAATGGGATGCTTAGCAAGGAGGAGCTCTCTCGATATGGAACAGGGACTCTGACCAACGTATTTTTGGACCGTGTCTTCCAAGAGTGCCTGACCTATGATGGAGAAATG GACTATAAGACGTACCTGGACTTTGTACTTGCATTAGAAAACAGAAAGGAACCTGCCGCTCTGCAGTATATTTTCAAGCTGCTTGATATAGAGAACAAAGGATACCTGAATGTCTTTTCCCTTAATTATTTCTTTAGG GCTATTCAAGAACAGATGAAAATTCATGGGCAAGAACCAGTTTCTTTTCAAGATGTCAAG GATGAAATATTTGACATGGTGAAGCCCAAAGATCCTTACAAAATCTCTCTTCAGGACTTAATCAACAGTAGTCAAGGCGACACTGTCACTAGCATTTTAATTGATCTTAATGGCTTCTGGACCTATGAGAACAGAGAGGTTCTTGTAGCAAGTGACAATGACAACACAACAGATCTTGATGATACATGA
- the PPP2R3C gene encoding serine/threonine-protein phosphatase 2A regulatory subunit B'' subunit gamma isoform X5, with protein MDWKQALKSRLAASNDPKRSDQELKDEEMELFTKYYLEWKGGRKNASTSYMSIPRFYYRLPAEDEILLQKLREESRAVFLQRKSRELLDNEELQNLWFLLDKHQTSPMMGDEAMINYESFLKVGEKAGSKCKQFFTAKVFAKLLHNDPYGRISIMQFFNYVMRKVWLYQTRIGLSLYDVAGQGYLRESDLENYILELIPTLPQLDGLEKSFYSFYVCTAVRKFFFFLDPLRTGKIKIQDILACSFLDDLLELRDEELSKESQETNWFSAPSALRVYGQYLNLDKDHNGMLSKEELSRYGTGTLTNVFLDRVFQECLTYDGEMDYKTYLDFVLALENRKEPAALQYIFKLLDIENKGYLNVFSLNYFFRGMSFCEF; from the exons ATGGACTGGAAGCAGGCGCTGAAGAGCCGCTTGGCCGCCAGCAACGACC CTAAAAGGAGTGATCAAGAGCTGAAGGATGAAGAGATGGAGCTGTTTACAAAATACTACCTGGAatggaaaggagggaggaaaaatgccAGTACATCCTATATGAGCATACCACGATTTTATTATAGG ctgCCAGCAGAAGATGAAATTTTATTACAGAAACTAAGAGAAGAATCCAGAGCAGTCTTTTTGCAGAGAAAAAGCAGAGAACTACTAGATAATGAAGAACTgcaa AATTTGTGGTTTCTGCTGGACAAGCATCAGACATCACCCATGATGGGAGATGAAGCAATGATCAACTATGAAAGCTTCCTGAAAGTTGGTGAGAAAGCTGGATCCAAGTGCAA GCAGTTCTTCACAGCTAAAGTCTTTGCTAAGTTACTTCACAACGATCCCTATGGAAGGATATCTATCATGCAGTTTTTCAATTATGTGATGAGGAAAG TGTGGCTATACCAAACGAGAATAGGTCTCAGTTTATACGACGTGGCTGGACAAGGTTACCTCAGGGAATCG GATTTAGAAAATTATATTCTGGAACTCATCCCCACATTACCACAGTTGGATGGTTTAGAGAAATCCTTTTACTCATTCTATGTCTGCACCGCAGTCAggaaattcttcttctttttagatcCTCTCCGAACAG gaaagataaaaatacaggatatttTAGCCTGCAGTTTCCTTGATGACCTATTAGAG TTACGGGATGAAGAACTTTCTAAAGAAAGTCAAGAAACCAATTGGTTTTCTGCTCCTTCTGCATTGAGGGTTTATG gACAGTACTTAAATCTTGACAAAGACCACAATGGGATGCTTAGCAAGGAGGAGCTCTCTCGATATGGAACAGGGACTCTGACCAACGTATTTTTGGACCGTGTCTTCCAAGAGTGCCTGACCTATGATGGAGAAATG GACTATAAGACGTACCTGGACTTTGTACTTGCATTAGAAAACAGAAAGGAACCTGCCGCTCTGCAGTATATTTTCAAGCTGCTTGATATAGAGAACAAAGGATACCTGAATGTCTTTTCCCTTAATTATTTCTTTAGG GGCATGTCCTTTTGTGAATTTTGA
- the PPP2R3C gene encoding serine/threonine-protein phosphatase 2A regulatory subunit B'' subunit gamma isoform X1 translates to MDWKQALKSRLAASNDPKRSDQELKDEEMELFTKYYLEWKGGRKNASTSYMSIPRFYYREPFPTVMEGELQGKSKSSGRAPRGPTWTDEETRVLLGHWNTLLIQRRVQNMPTNSDLYAVLAKKMAEEGFLRTRIQCNNRIRDLRKAYRKAKDAMGKAGATPVRCRFFRELDEICGGETETGPSSVSQAVRLQPSTTTVQPGPSWQPIPETSWKVEEDSEMEATFEGLSDATQPLQEVLKIKVESELEEVASFQLPLQPVSSSSSSTVATASALEEELPSAFQEPDTLMPARSASAQAPQLLPTSCNSEQRLKAGVQDKVLIGRPTGDPEAALRQPVPAMDRVAQMRARRRRAREETIDRLLEEIRAGREAMDTTFRLFLEQQRSFQNSLIREMRLARREQRQAAEAELRARQEEWQQQRTQRILDTNRTDAEIVRFRQELNLLRHNFIDFFSAARSFPTETTPVPARGESPGPSRSHQEGYTPRATEVQASLPGPWVLGVPSRGRRGRPRRRGGATRKQVHRE, encoded by the exons ATGGACTGGAAGCAGGCGCTGAAGAGCCGCTTGGCCGCCAGCAACGACC CTAAAAGGAGTGATCAAGAGCTGAAGGATGAAGAGATGGAGCTGTTTACAAAATACTACCTGGAatggaaaggagggaggaaaaatgccAGTACATCCTATATGAGCATACCACGATTTTATTATAGG GAACCATTCCCAACTGTTATGGAGGGAGAACTGCAAGGCAAATCCAAATCATCTGGTCGGGCCCCTCGTGGCCCCACCTGGACAGATGAGGAGACCAGAGTCCTATTGGGTCACTGGAATACCTTGCTGATCCAGCGCCGGGTTCAGAACATGCCCACCAACAGTGATTTGTATGCTGTCCTAGCCAAGAAGATGGCTGAGGAGGGATTCCTACGCACGCGAATCCAGTGCAACAACCGGATCCGAGATCTTCGCAAAGCATATCGCAAGGCAAAGGATGCTATGGGCAAGGCAGGGGCCACGCCAGTTCGCTGTCGCTTCTTCAGGGAGCTGGATGAGATCTGTGGAGGAGAAACAGAAACTGGCCCCTCTTCAGTGAGTCAGGCTGTGAGACTCCAGCCTTCCACTACCACAGTTCAACCAGGGCCTTCCTGGCAACCTATACCAGAAACTTCCTGGAAGGTGGAAGAGGACTCTGAGATGGAAGCAACCTTTGAAGGACTCAGTGATGCCACACAGCCCCTCCAGGAGGTGCTGAAGATTAAGGTGGAATCTGAACTTGAAGAGGTTGCTTCCTTTCAGCTGCCCCTGCAGCCTgtttcttcatcttcctccagcacagtggCAACTGCATCTGCCTTGGAAGAAGAACTACCATCCGCTTTCCAAGAACCAGACACCCTAATGCCTGCCAGGTCAGCTTCTGCTCAGGCTCCACAACtattgccaaccagttgcaattCAGAACAGAGGTTAAAAGCAGGAGTCCAGGACAAAGTACTCATAG ggaGACCAACAGGTGACCCAGAGGCAGCACTCAGGCAACCAGTGCCAGCCATGGACAGGGTGGCACAGATGAGGGCTAGAAGACGCCGGGCCAGGGAGGAAACCATAGACCGCCTGCTGGAGGAGATAAGAGCTGGAAGAGAGGCCATGGACACAACATTCCGACTGTTCCTTGAACAGCAGCGCTCATTTCAGAACAGCCTCATCCGGGAGATGCGACTGGCAAGGCGAGAACAGCGTCAGGCTGCTGAAGCTGAGCTCCGGGCTCGCCAGGAAGAGTGGCAACAGCAGAGGACTCAACGGATCCTGGACACAAACAGAACTGATGCCGAGATAGTTCGATTCCGCCAAGAGCTCAATCTCCTTAGACACAATTTTATAGATTTCTTTTCAGCAGCAAGATCTTTCCCCACAGAAACCACTCCTGTGCCTGCCCGGGGGGAGAGTCCTGGCCCTTCTCGATCACACCAAGAAGGCTACACGCCCAGAGCAACTGAAGTGCAAGCATCTCTTCCAGGCCCATGGGTGCTCGGGGTGCCTtcaagggggaggagagggagaccaAGGAGACGTGGTGGTGCTACCAGGAAGCAGGTCCACAGAGAGTAA
- the PPP2R3C gene encoding serine/threonine-protein phosphatase 2A regulatory subunit B'' subunit gamma isoform X2 → MELFTKYYLEWKGGRKNASTSYMSIPRFYYREPFPTVMEGELQGKSKSSGRAPRGPTWTDEETRVLLGHWNTLLIQRRVQNMPTNSDLYAVLAKKMAEEGFLRTRIQCNNRIRDLRKAYRKAKDAMGKAGATPVRCRFFRELDEICGGETETGPSSVSQAVRLQPSTTTVQPGPSWQPIPETSWKVEEDSEMEATFEGLSDATQPLQEVLKIKVESELEEVASFQLPLQPVSSSSSSTVATASALEEELPSAFQEPDTLMPARSASAQAPQLLPTSCNSEQRLKAGVQDKVLIGRPTGDPEAALRQPVPAMDRVAQMRARRRRAREETIDRLLEEIRAGREAMDTTFRLFLEQQRSFQNSLIREMRLARREQRQAAEAELRARQEEWQQQRTQRILDTNRTDAEIVRFRQELNLLRHNFIDFFSAARSFPTETTPVPARGESPGPSRSHQEGYTPRATEVQASLPGPWVLGVPSRGRRGRPRRRGGATRKQVHRE, encoded by the exons ATGGAGCTGTTTACAAAATACTACCTGGAatggaaaggagggaggaaaaatgccAGTACATCCTATATGAGCATACCACGATTTTATTATAGG GAACCATTCCCAACTGTTATGGAGGGAGAACTGCAAGGCAAATCCAAATCATCTGGTCGGGCCCCTCGTGGCCCCACCTGGACAGATGAGGAGACCAGAGTCCTATTGGGTCACTGGAATACCTTGCTGATCCAGCGCCGGGTTCAGAACATGCCCACCAACAGTGATTTGTATGCTGTCCTAGCCAAGAAGATGGCTGAGGAGGGATTCCTACGCACGCGAATCCAGTGCAACAACCGGATCCGAGATCTTCGCAAAGCATATCGCAAGGCAAAGGATGCTATGGGCAAGGCAGGGGCCACGCCAGTTCGCTGTCGCTTCTTCAGGGAGCTGGATGAGATCTGTGGAGGAGAAACAGAAACTGGCCCCTCTTCAGTGAGTCAGGCTGTGAGACTCCAGCCTTCCACTACCACAGTTCAACCAGGGCCTTCCTGGCAACCTATACCAGAAACTTCCTGGAAGGTGGAAGAGGACTCTGAGATGGAAGCAACCTTTGAAGGACTCAGTGATGCCACACAGCCCCTCCAGGAGGTGCTGAAGATTAAGGTGGAATCTGAACTTGAAGAGGTTGCTTCCTTTCAGCTGCCCCTGCAGCCTgtttcttcatcttcctccagcacagtggCAACTGCATCTGCCTTGGAAGAAGAACTACCATCCGCTTTCCAAGAACCAGACACCCTAATGCCTGCCAGGTCAGCTTCTGCTCAGGCTCCACAACtattgccaaccagttgcaattCAGAACAGAGGTTAAAAGCAGGAGTCCAGGACAAAGTACTCATAG ggaGACCAACAGGTGACCCAGAGGCAGCACTCAGGCAACCAGTGCCAGCCATGGACAGGGTGGCACAGATGAGGGCTAGAAGACGCCGGGCCAGGGAGGAAACCATAGACCGCCTGCTGGAGGAGATAAGAGCTGGAAGAGAGGCCATGGACACAACATTCCGACTGTTCCTTGAACAGCAGCGCTCATTTCAGAACAGCCTCATCCGGGAGATGCGACTGGCAAGGCGAGAACAGCGTCAGGCTGCTGAAGCTGAGCTCCGGGCTCGCCAGGAAGAGTGGCAACAGCAGAGGACTCAACGGATCCTGGACACAAACAGAACTGATGCCGAGATAGTTCGATTCCGCCAAGAGCTCAATCTCCTTAGACACAATTTTATAGATTTCTTTTCAGCAGCAAGATCTTTCCCCACAGAAACCACTCCTGTGCCTGCCCGGGGGGAGAGTCCTGGCCCTTCTCGATCACACCAAGAAGGCTACACGCCCAGAGCAACTGAAGTGCAAGCATCTCTTCCAGGCCCATGGGTGCTCGGGGTGCCTtcaagggggaggagagggagaccaAGGAGACGTGGTGGTGCTACCAGGAAGCAGGTCCACAGAGAGTAA